A window of Candidatus Zixiibacteriota bacterium genomic DNA:
GAACTGAGTATACTCCGAGCTGTCAATATCAAGAGCCTTAGCCAACTCCTTGATTTTCATCGGGTGGGACGTTTTACTTTTGATAAACTCAAGTATCTCTTCGCGATTCATATCCTAAAAAAATAGTAGAGATTGACTGCAATGTCAAGCAAGTCTGGCATATTTCCGCCACTTTGGCAGTTGCACATTTATTGGGCATGAGACTGGAATTGCTGTGCACAAAAAGAGTGCATGAAAATTCGGTCATTTTTTTTTTGCTAATATATTTTCAGTGAGCTTGTGATTAACAAGTTCGAAATTATTGTGGGGGGTGCATAAAAATGTAAGACATGAAAAACCCACCGTCCGCCGTGGCGGAGTGGGGTACACGGTTCACAAAAAAAGAAAACAGCCATTTCGGTAGTAGTGTCCTACTCCCGAAATGGCTGAAAAATTAAAGACTTAAGCGAATTATTCGAGCGAATTATTCGATCTGCTCATTTGAGTTGTGATTCGGCCCGGGGCCATAGTCACATTGTGCACATGCTGGCCCAAGTGGTCAATCGTAATAGCCTTGATCGAGTTTCTCAGAGTAAGCAGAGCCTCAGTCATAATTGTCCCTATTGATGCGCGTATCATCCCGTCGCCGACTGTATCAGCCAAGGGATCTCTCACTTCAATTGAGCCTTCGATACTTTCGACAACATCGCCAAGGCTGATTTCCTGCGCGGTTTTGCGAAGCGAAAAGCCGCCTTTGAAACCCCGATGAGCCATTACCAGCCCTGATTTGGCCAGTTGACGGAGCACCTTCATTGTCGAGTCGTACGGGATGTTATATGCCCGGGCAATCTCGGTGGAGGTTATCGAAGGTTTTTCGGGATGTTGGGACAAATAGTGAATGATGTGCACTCCGTAAATCGCGGATGCGCTGAATCCATCTAACATA
This region includes:
- a CDS encoding Rrf2 family transcriptional regulator, which encodes MLDGFSASAIYGVHIIHYLSQHPEKPSITSTEIARAYNIPYDSTMKVLRQLAKSGLVMAHRGFKGGFSLRKTAQEISLGDVVESIEGSIEVRDPLADTVGDGMIRASIGTIMTEALLTLRNSIKAITIDHLGQHVHNVTMAPGRITTQMSRSNNSLE